The Gouania willdenowi chromosome 7, fGouWil2.1, whole genome shotgun sequence genome includes a window with the following:
- the mfn2 gene encoding mitofusin-2 translates to MSLVFPQPNNPFQGKKEKRTMAEVSASPLKHFVTAKKKINGIFDQLLAYIKESDSFLEDTHRNNDLDPVTTEEQVQEVRGYLAKVAGIGEVLARRHMKVVFFGRTSNGKSSVINAMLCDKVLPSGIGHTTNCFLRVEGTDSKEAFILTEGSEEKKSVKTVNQLAHALHQDEDLDAGSLVCVMWPKAKCALLRDDLVLVDSPGIDVTTELDSWIDKFCLDADVFVLVANSESTLMQTEKSFFHKVNERLSSPNIFILNNRWDASASEPEYMEEVRKQHMNRCTNFLVDELGVVDRGQANDRIFFVSAKEVLQARVQRAQGMPEAGGALAEGFQARMFEFQNFERRFEECISQSAVKTKFEQHTMRAKQMSEALRQIMDSVHIAAQEQRIYCLETKDDRQDRLEFLDKQLDLLTVDCKTRIKNITEEVERQVSTALSEEIRKLSVLVDDFHVDFHPSSVVLKVYKNELHRHIEEGLGKNMSERCSVAIAGALQTTRSEMIDGLTPLLPSPVREQADKLVPRQCFRLNYDLACDRLCSDFQEDISFHFSLGWTMLVNRFLGAKNARRALMGYSDQVPRPMALTPVVTSMPPFPQNSLTQEELMVSMVTGLASLTSRTSMGVLVVGGVVWKAVGWRLIALSLGLYGLLYVYERLTWTTRAKERAFKRQFVEYASEKLQLIVSYTGSNCSHQVQQELAGTFAQLCQQVDVSRQNLEDEISDMNSKIELLDALQSKAKLLRNKAGWLDSELNMFTQQYLNPSK, encoded by the exons ATGTCTCTGGTTTTCCCCCAACCCAACAACCCATTTCAaggcaaaaaagaaaagagaacgATGGCAGAAGTCAGTGCATCACCTCTCAAGCATTTCGTCACAGCGAAGAAGAAGATCAATGGGATCTTTGATCAACTGTTGGCCTATATCAAGGAGAGTGATTCATTTCTGGAAG ACACTCACAGAAATAATGATCTGGACCCAGTTACCACTGAGGAGCAAGTTCAAGAAGTCCGCGGTTACTTGGCAAAGGTTGCAGGAATCGGAGAAGTGCTCGCTCGACGGCATATGAAAGTGGTTTTCTTTGGAAG GACGAGCAACGGAAAAAGCTCTGTGATCAACGCAATGCTCTGTGACAAAGTGTTGCCGTCTGGAATTGGGCACACAACCAACTGCTTCCTGAGGGTGGAAGGCACAGACAGCAAGGAGGCCTTCATTCTCACCGAGGgttctgaggaaaaaaagagcGTTAAG ACGGTGAACCAGCTGGCCCATGCGCTCCATCAGGATGAGGACCTGGATGCTGGCAGTCTGGTCTGTGTCATGTGGCCTAAAGCAAAGTGTGCCCTGCTCAGGGATGACCTTGTGCTGGTGGACAG CCCTGGTATCGATGTTACCACAGAACTGGACAGCTGGATTGACAAGTTCTGCCTGGATGCTGATGTGTTTGTTCTGGTGGCCAACTCGGAGTCCACACTAATGCAGACG GAGAAGTCCTTCTTTCACAAAGTCAACGAGCGCCTGTCCAGTCCCAACATTTTCATCCTCAATAATCGATGGGATGCCTCAGCCTCAGAACCTGAATACATGGAGGAG GTCCGAAAGCAACATATGAACCGATGCACTAATTTTCTAGTGGATGAATTGGGTGTGGTTGACCGAGGCCAAGCCAACGACCGCATCTTTTTTGTTTCAGCAAAGGAAGTGCTCCAAGCTCGAGTGCAGAGGGCTCAGGGAATGCCTGAGGCAG GTGGAGCACTGGCTGAAGGCTTCCAAGCCAGAATGTTTGAGTTCCAGAACTTTGAGAGAAGATTTGAG GAGTGCATCTCTCAGTCAGCTGTGAAGACCAAGTTTGAGCAGCACACAATGAGGGCCAAGCAGATGTCTGAAGCTCTGCGCCAGATTATGGATAGCGTCCACATTGCTGCCCAAGAGCAGAG GATCTACTGCCTTGAGACCAAAGATGACCGTCAGGATCGCCTCGAGTTCCTAGACAAGCAGTTGGACCTTCTGACAGTGGACTGTAAGACCAGAATCAAGAATATTACTGAAGAAGTGGAGAGACAG GTATCTACTGCTCTGTCTGAGGAGATCCGGAAACTCAGTGTGCTGGTGGATGACTTCCATGTGGACTTTCACCCATCCTCTGTTGTACTCAAAGTCTACAAAAAC GAGCTCCATCGACACATAGAGGAGGGTCTGGGGAAAAACATGTCGGAGAGGTGCTCGGTGGCCATCGCTGGTGCCCTACAGACCACACGGAGCGAAATGATCG atgGTCTGACGCCTTTGCTGCCAAGCCCAGTCAGAGAGCAGGCGGACAAACTGGTCCCTCGTCAGTGTTTCAGGCTCAACTATGACCTGGCCTGTGATAGGCTGTGCAGTGACTTCCAGGAGGACATCAGCTTCCACTTCTCTCTCGGCTGGACAATGTTGGTCAACAGATTCCTGGGAGCCAAGAACGCACGAAGAGCCCTTATGGGCTACAGTGACCAG GTGCCTCGGCCAATGGCTTTGACTCCAGTTGTCACCAGCATGCCTCCATTCCCACAAAACTCCCTGACCCAGGAGGAGCTGATGGTGTCAATGGTGACAGGGCTCGCTTCTCTGACTTCTCGCACCTCCATGGGTGTCCTTGTAGTTGGTGGTGTG GTGTGGAAGGCAGTGGGCTGGCGTCTGATCGCCCTGTCCCTGGGTCTGTATGGGCTACTCTACGTCTATGAGCGCCTCACCTGGACCACCAGAGCCAAAGAGAGAGCCTTCAAACGGCAGTTTGTTGAATACGCCAGTGAGAAACTGCAACTAATCGTCAGCTATACCGGATCCAACTGCAGCCACCAAGTCCAGCA GGAGCTGGCTGGTACGTTCGCTCAGCTCTGTCAGCAGGTGGACGTGAGCCGCCAGAACTTGGA